TTGCGGCAGACCTCCTGCACGACACCCGAACGGTCGACCTTGGTACGTAGACCAAAGATGAAGAACATCGCACGCCAGTACCCACTCCAGCCGGATAAGTCACCGAATCCGGCCAGCGAATCGTCACAGCCGTGAGCTGCTGATCGCAGCCAGACAGGTTTAGTGATTGGTATACTGATGAGGTGCGCCAGGAGGAGTGGGAGGTCTTCGTCGTCGACGAGGTTCGGGCCTGGATCGACAGCCTGGACCAGGCGACGTTCGCCCGGGTTGTGCAGGCGATCGACGCGCTCGCCGAAGCCGGACCAGGGCTGGGCCGGCCGTTGGTCGACACGATCACCGGGTCGTCGATAGCGAACCTGAAGGAGTTGCGGCCGGGCACAGTCCGCATCCTCTTCGTCTTCGACCCTTGGCGCGCGAGCATTTTGCTCGTTGCCGGGGACAAGGCGGGCCAGTGGTCGAGTTGGTATCGACAGGCCATCCCGCCCGCTCGCCGAGCAACGCTACGAGATCTACTTGAAGGAACGCGCACATCAGGAGGGGGGACGGCGGTGAGTGGTCACGTGCGGTGGGCGGACATCCGGGCGGAGTACGTGCAGCGCGCTGGCGGCGAGGCGGCTGTCCAAGCGGGCAAGGAGGAGCTGCTCTCGCAGGTCGTCGGGCACCGTCTCGCGGAGGTGCGACGGGCCCGTGGTTTCACTCAGCAACAGATCGCTGAGCGGATGGGCGTGACCAAGGGCCGGGTGTCCCAGATCGAGCAGGGCCGGATCTCCGGTCAGGACGTCGTGGCCAGGTACGCCGCCGCACTCGGCGGCCGGCTGCACCAGGCCATCTACTTCGATGACGGAGACATCGCCGCCATCGCCTGAGCCATCAGCGGACCCCTGACCCCCGCATGGGCCGACGCGCGGCGAGCGCCGGCCCGTGGTGCGTGGGCCGGCGCTCGTAAGGGCCGTTACCGCGTCAGCTGGCCGCTGCGGTCGCCTCGGTTTCCAGGCCGGGGACCTCGGCGGGGAGCCAGATCGGCTGCCAGTCGGGCACCTCGTGGAAGCGGCGCAGCTCCGCCAGGCCGGCCACCGACCCGCTCCAGGCCGCGTACGGGGGGTTGCCCTCGTCGAAGCCGCTCTGCACGAAGGTCAGCGTGGTCCGGCCACCGGACTCGGCCAGCTCCCAGGTCGAGACGCCGGTG
Above is a window of Micromonospora coriariae DNA encoding:
- a CDS encoding helix-turn-helix domain-containing protein, whose product is MSGHVRWADIRAEYVQRAGGEAAVQAGKEELLSQVVGHRLAEVRRARGFTQQQIAERMGVTKGRVSQIEQGRISGQDVVARYAAALGGRLHQAIYFDDGDIAAIA